A window from Photobacterium sp. DA100 encodes these proteins:
- a CDS encoding class I SAM-dependent methyltransferase codes for MNPEQIGKAYDQITHLWESNDFDRNNGVEAHKRALTFVKNKGKALDIGCGCTGRFIELLLNEGFGASSISGIDVSEKMLAIAKQRHPEIDFIQADICKHQFTEQYDFISAWDSIWHIPLEQQRCVLTKIVASLRHGGVFVFSFGGTADEGYHTDDFMGPEVYYSSLGTNGFLHLFIELGCMVRHLEIDQYPELHTYLIVEKTN; via the coding sequence ATGAATCCAGAGCAAATTGGCAAAGCTTACGATCAGATCACCCATCTATGGGAAAGCAATGATTTCGACCGAAACAATGGGGTTGAAGCCCACAAGCGAGCATTGACTTTTGTTAAGAACAAAGGGAAAGCACTGGATATCGGGTGCGGCTGTACAGGGCGGTTTATTGAATTGCTGTTGAATGAGGGTTTTGGGGCTAGCAGCATTTCGGGCATTGATGTATCAGAGAAGATGTTGGCCATCGCGAAGCAACGCCATCCCGAGATAGACTTCATTCAGGCTGATATTTGCAAACATCAATTCACCGAGCAGTATGATTTTATCTCTGCCTGGGACAGCATCTGGCATATACCGCTGGAACAGCAGCGTTGTGTTCTTACAAAGATAGTCGCAAGCCTCAGGCATGGAGGGGTGTTTGTCTTCTCGTTTGGCGGAACCGCGGATGAGGGATACCATACCGATGATTTTATGGGGCCGGAAGTCTATTACTCATCACTGGGGACCAATGGTTTTCTGCATTTGTTTATTGAGCTTGGCTGCATGGTAAGGCACCTGGAGATTGATCAATATCCCGAGTTGCATACTTACCTTATTGTTGAAAAAACTAATTAG
- a CDS encoding GNAT family N-acetyltransferase: MELSLRSATESDIGFLLTLRDKTMRSYLEEAGMPTCREEYEKRIRYQFDHAKIVEMAGKPIGLFKAAYNSEQNYWSLIQIQIAPEYQGMKIGRRLIGQLIEQAKVAGATVGLSVIKTNPARDLYSRLGFKVVGSSGSELIMERHS, from the coding sequence ATGGAGCTTTCCCTTCGATCGGCAACAGAATCAGACATCGGCTTTTTGCTTACGCTAAGAGACAAAACAATGCGGAGTTACCTTGAGGAAGCGGGAATGCCAACCTGCCGAGAGGAGTACGAAAAGCGTATCCGTTACCAGTTTGACCATGCAAAGATAGTTGAAATGGCTGGAAAGCCAATTGGCTTATTTAAGGCGGCATACAATTCAGAGCAGAATTACTGGTCTTTAATCCAAATACAAATTGCACCAGAATATCAAGGGATGAAAATTGGCCGCCGGCTTATTGGTCAGTTGATTGAGCAAGCAAAAGTTGCCGGTGCGACAGTGGGGCTGAGTGTTATAAAGACGAATCCAGCACGAGACCTCTATTCACGCCTTGGCTTCAAGGTTGTAGGCTCATCTGGCTCCGAGCTTATAATGGAGCGGCATAGTTAA